The genomic interval TGGTAGCTCTTTTTCTAAGGTTTTTAGCAAGAGTAATAATATTGCCCGCCCATTTCACCCTCACCCTATCCCTCTCCCCTCAAGGGAGAGGGAATTTTGCTTTGTCTCCCAACTAACTGCTTAACTTGGTTTTGAGTAGTTACCAACTGATCAAGGACACATTGCGTACACCCTTTGAGGGATTGGGAAAACCGGAACCTCTGAAGGCAGACCTATTGGGCTATTGGTCACGACGAATCAATGACGAACACCGTTTGGTTTACGGGGTGACCGGGACAGACCTCGTGATTATTTCTTGTCGCTATCATACATCAAGTAGTTGATTGTGGCTGTAACTTGTACGCGGACGGCAGACGGTGTGAAAACTACAATTATGCCGTTGCTTTCTGAATCGCAAAGCTGGGATGAGATTATCAACCGGATAATAAGATAGGGCGGCCTCTGGCCGCCACCAAATCCGCTTCGCTCTGTAAGGAGTGTAGTGGAATATTGGGTTTGGGAAATTGGAGAGTAATAACTATTTACACAGGAACCAGTTGCCAATGCCAACCTTTTTAAGACGAGAACAGATGGTTAGCCTCTTTCTTTTAGGATGCCTGCTGGTGTTTTCTGTATATTTTTATTCCACCAGAGCCCCCCTCTATAAAATCAACATCAATACAGCCGGTCAGGCACAGTTGGAGGCCCTGCCCGGTATCGGCCCCACTAAGGCCCAATGGATCATTGATTATCGAGAACATTTCGGGCCTTTCCAGACTACCGAGCAAATAATGAAGGTTAAAGGAATCGGTGCCTATACCTTCTTTAGGTTTAACGATCTGATTACGGTGGGCAGCCGTCAGTAATAAGAGCTGAGGGTTGAGAGTGGAGAGTTGAGAGCGGAAAGGTCTCTTCTCTCCACTTTCCACCCTCGTGCTCTGTCAGGCTTGAAATTGTTGGTAACGCCTCTTTTGCCCCTCACCCTGACCCTCTCCCCTGAGGCTTATCCTTACCCACATCTTTTAAAAACCACGAAGAACACGAAGGGCACGAAGATAAAACAAATCTTTTAATCCCATCTTTAAATAATTTTTTCTTCGTGTCCTTCGTGCTCTTCGTGGTTTATCCTTGATTTTCATCAAGGCAGGCTCTTGTTTACCCCATCCTTTTACCCAATTTGTGGGTAAAGATAAGCCCCTGAGGGGAGAGGATTAAGGTGAGGGGGATTGTCTACCGTTCCAGATAATCTTTCAGCTTCCGGCTCCTGGTAGGGTGACGGAGCTTTCGTAAGGCCTTGGCCTCAATCTGTCTGATCCGCTCCCGGGTAACATTGAATTGAGTCCCTACCTCTTCCAGGGTATGAGGATAACCATCTTCCAACCCAAAGCGAAGTCGCAGCACCTGGGCTTCCTGGTCAGAGAGTGTCTTTAGAACCCTCTTTAATTGCTCCTGAAGGAGGAGGAAGGTGGTCACATTAACCGGTGAATCCACCCCTTTATCCTCAATAAAATCCCCCAGGTGAGAATCATTTTCTTCACCAATAGGTGTCTCCAAGGAGATAGGATCCTGAGCAATATGAAGGACCCTCTTAACCTTAGTTATCGGCCAATCCAGTCTCCTGGCGATTTCGGCTGGAGTAGGCTCCCGGCCGCACTTTTGGACCAATCGCCGTGATTCTTTAATAACCCGGTTGATTTGTTCCACCATATGAACGGGTATTCGTATGGTCCGGGATTGATCGGCAATAGCCCTGGTTATGGCCTGTCTGATCCACCAGGTGGCATAAGTGCTAAATCGGTAGCCCCGTTTGTATTCAAATTTCTCGACCGCCTTAATCAACCCCATATTGCCTTCCTGAATCAAATCAAGAAAATTGAGCCCCCAGTTGATATACTTCTTGGCAATAGAAACGACTAACCGCAGATTAGCCGCAACCATCTCTTCCTTGGCCGCCGTAATAATGGCCTCTCCCTCCCGAATTTGATGCGAAAACTGTTTGATCTTGGTTA from bacterium carries:
- a CDS encoding ComEA family DNA-binding protein, which codes for MPTFLRREQMVSLFLLGCLLVFSVYFYSTRAPLYKININTAGQAQLEALPGIGPTKAQWIIDYREHFGPFQTTEQIMKVKGIGAYTFFRFNDLITVGSRQ